The Cydia pomonella isolate Wapato2018A chromosome 17, ilCydPomo1, whole genome shotgun sequence genome includes a window with the following:
- the LOC133527045 gene encoding cuticle protein-like yields the protein MAAKFVAILSLAVAASAIPVVPLAKVAYEEAPAHYEFQYSVADHHTGDIKQQQEARAGDAVHGSYSLLQPDGVQRIVEYTADKEHGFNAIVRYEGHPTEAPHKVALAPIAKLAYAAPVAKIAYAAPVAKVAYAAPVAKVAYAAAPAHVTFSSPAISYHH from the exons ATGGCCGCTAAG TTCGTCGCTATCCTCTCCCTGGCCGTGGCCGCGTCCGCCATCCCTGTGGTGCCCCTCGCCAAGGTGGCCTACGAGGAGGCGCCCGCCCACTACGAGTTCCAGTACTCCGTGGCGGACCACCACACCGGCGACATCAAGCAGCAGCAGGAGGCGCGCGCCGGCGATGCCGTGCACGGCTCCTACTCGCTGCTGCAGCCCGACGGCGTGCAGCGCATCGTGGAGTACACCGCCGACAAGGAGCACGGCTTCAATGCCATCGTCCGCTACGAGGGACACCCCACTGAGGCGCCCCACAAGGTCGCCCTCGCTCCCATCGCCAAACTCGCCTACGCCGCTCCCGTCGCCAAGATCGCCTACGCTGCCCCCGTAGCCAAGGTTGCCTACGCCGCCCCCGTCGCCAAGGTCGCCTACGCCGCCGCTCCTGCTCACGTCACCTTTTCTTCCCCCGCCATCTCTTACCACCACTAG